A stretch of Calditrichia bacterium DNA encodes these proteins:
- a CDS encoding caspase family protein, which yields MNKYFFAILLFTSQIFAQSRGAEPIFLASDGSNQPLYSNSYALVVGVSDYTNGWRDLANALNDALEVRVALEAQGFEVQLLENPDKSTLEAAIGEFVNLKGTDPQNRLLFYFAGHGHSMELAQGINMGYIIPADAPMPPEPDEDDPVKRANFKQGALDMDAFFNYSRRIESKHVLFIFDSCFSGSMFSTMRGSPSATVLNAAKEPVRQFITAGDANETVPDVSIFKQQFLRALNGDADTAPKDGYLTGTELGLFLKDRVIHYSQNRQHPQYGKIYDAALDRGDFIFSVSDSTSGSGTDSPAIAISNSNSQPRAEIGQLSGLVLSDINEKPISDAVVTLISSFGESKYLVRSQSRQDGSFSLAFEWGKVQSLLDDGAIWELTVTRDGYGTFAKPVSFANGQVDPTEWAVVLTSDVYAEYFPKLDACASNQTDAITLFMFDLKPVGMDESVVDPFLNGLNYQLDRGIRNHLESYNLLDETDISVLRCDGLSVSAPNAATSFGKRLNAPGIIWGMLQGGNEALQSVITFTALENDNVTGYSPITYKNDVFELFQPDAKVNPAYLAFSSFVLGNHYLRNGNVQRARDCFLHAKTLDAIPAEFKPVLQRRLDELDANNIAGEITPF from the coding sequence ATGAATAAGTATTTTTTTGCTATTCTTTTATTTACCAGCCAGATTTTTGCCCAATCGCGCGGAGCGGAACCAATTTTTCTTGCGTCGGACGGCAGCAACCAGCCTCTGTATTCGAACAGTTACGCGCTGGTTGTCGGCGTCAGCGATTACACAAATGGCTGGCGGGATCTGGCAAACGCGCTGAACGATGCGCTGGAAGTTCGCGTCGCGCTGGAAGCACAGGGTTTCGAGGTGCAACTGCTGGAAAATCCAGATAAATCCACCCTCGAAGCCGCCATTGGCGAATTTGTCAATTTAAAAGGCACTGATCCCCAAAACCGCTTGCTGTTTTATTTTGCCGGACACGGTCACAGTATGGAATTGGCGCAGGGCATCAACATGGGTTATATCATTCCGGCGGATGCGCCGATGCCGCCCGAACCGGATGAAGATGATCCGGTGAAACGTGCCAATTTCAAACAGGGTGCGCTGGATATGGACGCGTTTTTCAATTATTCCCGGCGCATCGAGTCCAAACATGTGCTGTTCATTTTTGACAGCTGTTTTTCCGGCTCGATGTTTTCGACGATGCGCGGTTCACCCTCTGCAACCGTATTGAATGCGGCGAAAGAGCCGGTTCGACAATTTATCACCGCCGGCGATGCCAACGAAACCGTGCCGGATGTGAGCATTTTCAAACAGCAATTTTTGCGGGCGCTCAACGGCGACGCCGATACAGCGCCAAAAGACGGTTATCTGACCGGAACCGAACTCGGTTTGTTTTTGAAAGACCGGGTGATTCATTACAGCCAGAATCGCCAGCATCCGCAATACGGGAAAATTTACGATGCAGCGCTGGATCGCGGTGATTTCATTTTTAGCGTTTCGGACAGCACCAGCGGCAGCGGTACGGATTCGCCGGCAATTGCGATATCGAATTCGAATTCGCAGCCGCGCGCGGAAATCGGGCAGCTGTCCGGGTTGGTGCTCAGCGATATCAACGAGAAACCGATCAGCGACGCAGTTGTTACGCTGATATCATCATTCGGCGAATCGAAATATCTGGTTCGCAGCCAGTCTCGGCAGGACGGCTCGTTCAGCCTGGCTTTCGAATGGGGTAAAGTGCAATCGCTGCTGGATGACGGTGCAATATGGGAGCTGACCGTAACCCGCGATGGTTACGGCACATTTGCCAAACCGGTGTCTTTTGCCAACGGGCAGGTCGATCCGACGGAGTGGGCTGTCGTGCTGACCTCTGATGTGTATGCCGAATATTTCCCGAAACTGGACGCCTGCGCCAGTAACCAGACAGATGCTATCACATTATTTATGTTCGATTTAAAACCGGTGGGGATGGATGAATCCGTTGTCGATCCGTTTTTGAACGGGCTGAATTACCAGCTCGATCGCGGTATTCGAAACCATTTGGAGAGCTACAATTTGCTGGATGAAACGGACATCAGCGTGCTGCGTTGCGACGGGCTTTCGGTGAGCGCCCCGAACGCTGCAACCTCATTTGGCAAACGGCTGAACGCGCCGGGCATTATTTGGGGCATGTTGCAGGGCGGGAACGAGGCGTTGCAATCGGTGATCACATTTACCGCGCTTGAAAACGACAACGTGACCGGTTACAGCCCCATCACTTACAAAAATGATGTGTTCGAGCTGTTTCAGCCGGACGCAAAAGTGAATCCAGCGTATCTGGCGTTTTCGTCTTTTGTGCTGGGCAATCACTATTTGCGAAACGGAAACGTGCAGCGGGCCCGCGATTGCTTTTTGCACGCCAAAACTTTGGACGCAATTCCGGCGGAATTCAAACCGGTGCTGCAACGGCGTTTGGACGAACTGGACGCAAACAACATCGCCGGGGAAATTACGCCGTTTTGA
- a CDS encoding patatin-like phospholipase family protein, producing the protein MNLIKFIYGWLKRLPWRFSVGMVVSLLLWLVIISTILKYFELRTIAEAITKITFTSSLAQTAFSGELEYVFGVIPVFFEGLVVVLITLAGLVVSYNVAAVFNQKARFKPQMDVHDPAQPTPGKSTVLQEFVEKYGIQDLRIGIINAGGGAKGAYQAGALKAIYEFLEENNALDKVKMIAGTSIGSWNSMFWLAGLVKPPATGEMSAHEKWWKSVNIKGLVDFAKYFPLAKNSFLHTTPWQETFLDIFKNHPSVQQYLMKHLFDDPDKAMHFYLTRSNVETGKLEFATNNASLPKMERTKWQHGKAVGKEPVVPPEEYELIKKNDEADALERMKMAVFASMDLPPMFPYMEIDQKYFEDGGVVDNLPLRFGAGIEKCNLLFVLPLNASFEAEADHKSVFKRLFRVMNIRQGVLERESMKITRLYNEKARLSNPQNPALVSLFTICPNQPLVIETSELWKTAEAGQAFDLMYEATKKEIHNNFMELADPDWLRMALVNPDGTVEYRDDF; encoded by the coding sequence ATGAATCTGATAAAATTTATTTATGGCTGGCTCAAACGGCTGCCCTGGCGTTTTTCCGTTGGGATGGTGGTTTCATTGCTGCTGTGGTTGGTGATTATTTCCACCATTTTGAAATATTTTGAGTTGCGCACCATCGCGGAAGCGATCACCAAAATTACGTTCACCAGTTCACTTGCCCAAACCGCCTTTTCCGGTGAGTTGGAATATGTGTTTGGCGTGATTCCCGTGTTTTTCGAAGGATTGGTTGTGGTGCTCATTACGCTGGCGGGATTGGTGGTCAGTTACAACGTTGCGGCGGTATTCAACCAAAAAGCCCGGTTTAAACCGCAGATGGATGTGCACGACCCCGCACAGCCGACGCCCGGAAAAAGCACCGTTTTACAGGAATTTGTGGAAAAATACGGTATTCAGGATTTGCGGATCGGGATTATCAACGCTGGTGGCGGTGCAAAAGGCGCGTATCAGGCCGGCGCGTTGAAAGCGATTTACGAATTCCTCGAAGAAAACAACGCGCTCGACAAAGTGAAAATGATTGCCGGAACGTCCATTGGCTCGTGGAATTCCATGTTTTGGTTGGCAGGATTGGTAAAACCACCCGCAACAGGGGAAATGAGCGCTCACGAAAAATGGTGGAAATCAGTGAATATCAAAGGATTAGTGGATTTCGCCAAATATTTTCCGTTGGCGAAAAATTCATTTTTGCACACCACCCCGTGGCAGGAAACATTTTTGGATATTTTCAAAAATCACCCGTCCGTGCAGCAATATTTGATGAAACATTTGTTTGACGATCCCGATAAAGCCATGCATTTTTACCTCACCCGATCCAACGTGGAAACCGGAAAACTGGAATTTGCCACCAATAATGCATCGCTGCCAAAAATGGAACGCACCAAATGGCAGCACGGAAAAGCCGTTGGAAAAGAACCGGTTGTGCCGCCGGAAGAATACGAACTGATTAAAAAGAATGACGAGGCAGACGCGCTGGAGCGCATGAAAATGGCTGTTTTCGCATCAATGGATTTGCCGCCGATGTTCCCATATATGGAAATCGACCAGAAATATTTTGAGGATGGTGGCGTTGTGGATAATTTGCCGCTGCGGTTTGGTGCCGGGATTGAGAAGTGTAACCTGTTGTTTGTGTTGCCGTTAAATGCTTCTTTTGAAGCTGAAGCAGATCACAAATCGGTGTTCAAACGGCTGTTCCGGGTGATGAACATTCGGCAGGGTGTACTCGAACGTGAATCCATGAAAATCACCCGTTTGTATAATGAAAAAGCACGGTTGAGCAATCCCCAAAATCCGGCGCTGGTTTCGTTGTTCACGATTTGCCCGAACCAGCCACTGGTGATCGAGACATCCGAATTGTGGAAAACCGCCGAAGCCGGGCAAGCCTTCGACCTGATGTACGAAGCCACCAAAAAGGAAATACACAACAATTTTATGGAATTGGCAGACCCGGATTGGCTGCGGATGGCGTTGGTGAATCCCGATGGAACGGTGGAATATCGGGATGATTTTTGA
- a CDS encoding tetratricopeptide repeat protein, with the protein MVFLKELFSMRSLATISVALILGFVMGLGYSNFQRESGPDIPGDEMLWNRIVINLEQKNVAEAEKWITVLRNDFPESPYCDDAMMVLANNRRNEKKYPKAEQLYTAIKSDYSQGDQFGQSLLQLSDMFLELKKYGEAEAYLAPLEKEFARLPEGGELYHNLVLSQFLQNKYSVAVKTADNFSQRMPESSDLARTKLLQGSIYATYLGNQALAKDIFIGLYNATGISDDIRAEVMIKLKEQNVYIGNFDINPELELPVLLPAPLDIITY; encoded by the coding sequence ATGGTTTTTTTGAAAGAACTATTTTCCATGCGATCGCTGGCTACCATCTCAGTTGCTTTAATTTTAGGTTTTGTAATGGGATTGGGATACAGCAATTTTCAGCGAGAAAGCGGACCGGATATTCCCGGTGACGAAATGTTGTGGAACCGGATTGTCATCAATCTTGAACAAAAGAATGTCGCTGAAGCCGAAAAATGGATAACCGTTTTACGCAACGATTTCCCGGAAAGCCCATATTGCGATGACGCAATGATGGTATTGGCAAATAACCGGCGAAATGAGAAAAAATACCCCAAAGCAGAACAGTTATACACGGCAATAAAATCGGATTACAGCCAGGGCGACCAGTTTGGGCAGAGCTTGTTGCAATTGTCGGATATGTTTCTCGAGCTCAAAAAATATGGAGAAGCCGAAGCGTATTTGGCGCCATTAGAAAAAGAGTTCGCCCGGCTGCCGGAAGGTGGGGAGCTGTATCATAATTTGGTGTTGAGCCAATTTCTGCAGAACAAATATAGCGTTGCCGTAAAAACGGCTGATAATTTTTCCCAACGCATGCCTGAATCCAGCGATCTGGCACGGACGAAATTATTACAGGGTTCCATTTATGCCACTTATCTGGGTAACCAGGCGCTGGCCAAAGACATTTTTATCGGTTTGTACAATGCAACGGGTATTTCGGATGATATTCGGGCAGAAGTCATGATAAAATTGAAAGAACAAAATGTCTATATTGGAAATTTTGACATCAACCCGGAACTCGAATTGCCGGTGTTATTGCCGGCGCCATTGGATATCATCACTTACTGA